The following is a genomic window from Prevotella nigrescens.
ATTTGCCAACATTCCACCATATTCGCGCGCAAAAGGAACGCCTTGTGCCACACACTGGTCGATAATGCTGTTTGAAACTTCAGCCAAGCGGTAAACATTTGCCTCGCGAGCGCGATAGTCGCCACCTTTCACTGTATCGTAAAACAAGCGATAAACAGAGTCGCCGTCGTTCTGATAGTTCTTTGCAGCATTAATACCACCTTGTGCAGCAATAGAGTGTGCACGACGTGGTGAGTCCTGAATACAGAAATTGTAAACAGTAAAGCCCATTTCTCCAAGCGAAGCTGCAGCACTGGCACCTGCCAAGCCTGTTCCAACTACAATTACATCGAGCTTTAATTTATTCTTAGGATTAACCAAACGCTGGTGAGCCTTAAAGTTGGTCCACTTCTCTGCTACTGGTCCTTCCGGAATTTTTGAATCTAATATTTTAGCCATAATCTTGTATCGTTCTATTAGAATTATTGAATTAAACAACAAGCACTATGAAGACTTGGTGCACAACTAAATGTGAAAGCAAGCACTACAATCAGGAAACCTAACATGAGAAGTGTGGTGTAAACCAAGCCTATCATCTTCCAACGCTTGAACCAAATCTTGCCATTTACACCGAGAGTTTGCATAGATGACCAGAAACCATGTGAAAGATGGAACCAGATAGCGCAAAGCCAAACAATGTAAAGCACCACGAAAACCGGGTTCTTAAAGGTTTCCACAATGTAAGCATAGCCATCTGTTGGCCCATACTTGGCTTCAAAGCCCACAATTTCAGCAAACATCATGTTGTACCAGAAGTTGAACAAGTGGAGCAACAAGCCCAAAAGAATAATAATTCCCAATACCAACATGTTCTTTGATGCCCATTCTACCTTAGGACTTGAACCGTTTACAGCATAACGCTCGTTACCACGTGCGCTGCGATTTTGTGCTGTAAGAATAAATGCGTAAACGATATGAGCAACTGTAAGTGCTCCTAAAGCAATTGTAGCTACTACCGCATACCAATTCGCACCAAGAAATGCACAAATCATATTGTAAGCCTTTTCAGAAAAAAGCGCAACAATATTCATCGACATGTGGAATGTCAGGAATAGAATAAGTGCAATACCAGTTACGGACATCACAACTTTTCTACCAATAGAAGAATTGATTAACCACATAAATTGTTTTGTTTTTTAATATTTAAACTGTTAGAATTAATTTGCAACACGGAACGAGCGCATAAGCTAAAAAGGCATACCATAAAAAGCATACTTATTATAGCAGATACCCAAAAGTTGGTATTAAATGCACATATATTCGGTGCAAAAATACTATAAAATAATGACAAGGCGAAGCTTTTTAGGGGAAAAACGGCTATGGAAAGCCTATAAATGTGTAATATTGACAAAGTCTAAACAAGCATTTAAAACAAAATGTTATTTAATTGGAACACAGAACATTTAAAACTAAATTAATAAAAAAGACTGTTCAGCTATCGTTTTACGTTTGTAATGCTGCTTTCTGTATCGTTTTGCATAAATAACATGGTTTTCTCTATCCATAACAACCTGTTAGGATTTAAAATTAAGACGAATGGCATATATAGAAAAATATAGAAAAACAGCAAAAAAACACTTTATTAAGCTATTAAAAATCAGTTTATTATAAGGACTTAGAAAAATATAATTATAAAATTTAAAATTGTAATTAAAAAAAATAATTTTATAATTAAAAACTCAGAAGGATATTATTAATTATTGCTCACCTACTTGTTCTACAAGTTACAAGAAAAGAAGTTTCTGTTTGTTACTGCTACTTTGTTGGAGAGCGTAAAGGCTACTTTCTTCGGTTACACCCACAAACAGAATTCTGTCTGCCATATCGCAGATATATTTGTTGCGTTCTAAAGCTGTTGATTTCGTATTCGAAGCATAAAATTAAGACCTATGCCCATCTTTAAACTCTAAATACTTACGGTTGTTCTTAGGGTCGGTCTTCGCATAGTTATCTTTAATAAATGTACGTGTTCTGCGGATAAGGAAAAGTTTCATTAGTTCTTGCCAATCTTCTTGACAGTCGCTGTGTTCGAAAGCCTTTATATTTCTGTTAAAGCCGTCGTGTTTTTCTGAAAATGCCCTTTCGCCTCCAATCTGACGAATATAAGCTTCGGGGCAAATGCCTAAATCTGTATCGTCGCCAATAAAAAGTCGTAGCTGTGCACTTAAATCTTTATAGTGTTTATTATAAGGTGTAACCGTAAGCAATAATACTTTACAGTCTTGTTTCTGAATAAGTTCTCTGATATTGCGATAACATGTACCTTGATTGTTACTGAGATTATGGCTTTCGTCTACAATAATGAGTTTATAATAGCGCGCATTGTCTACATCTAAAGGCTTAGCCATCGACATTATAAATGATGTCTATAATCAATGTAGTAATATGATGAATTTGTACTACATAATTCAATTAAATTTCTTACTTTTGCCGAAAAATAAACGAAGAATGAGTATTACATTCAAATACGATGTATTAGTTATTGGTGGCGGTCATGCTGGTTGTGAAGCTGCAACGGCAGCAGCAAACATTGGTGCAAAGGTATGTTTGGTTACAATGGACATGAACAAAATTGCCCAAATGAGCTGCAATCCTGCTGTAGGAGGCATTGCAAAAGGGCAAATTGTGAGAGAAATTGACGCTTTAGGCGGACAAATGGGACTTGTTACTGACGCCACTGCTATACAGTTTCGCATGCTCAATCGATCAAAAGGACCTGCTGTTTGGAGTCCAAGAGCACAATGTGATAGAGAGAAATTCATAACAGAATGGAAAAGAATACTCGATAAAACCGATAATCTTGACATTTTCCAAGACCAAGCTGAAGAACTTATTGTAAAGGACGGATGCGCTATAGGAATACGTACAATTTGGGGAATTGAACTTTTCGCACGCTCGGTTGTAATAACAGCTGGGACATTTCTGAATGGTCTTATGCATATTGGTAAACGGCAGGTTGAAGGTGGACGATGCGCAGAACCATCTGTACACAACTTAACAGAAAGTATTACGCGCTGGGGAATTCGTAAGAACCGTATGAAGACTGGCACTCCTGTACGTATAGATAAACGGTCAATTCATTTTGATGAAATGGAAGAACAGCCTGGCGAAAACGATTATCACCAATTCTCATTCATAGGTCCATGCAGACCACTTCCACAATTACCATGTTGGTTATGTAACACAAATGAGGAAGTACACAATATATTACGAAAAGGAATACCCGACTCTCCCCTATTCAACGGACAAATCCAAAGTATCGGACCACGATATTGTCCATCAATAGAAACTAAACTTGTTACTTTCGCAGAGAAGAAATCACACCCACTGTTTCTTGAGCCAGAAGGCGTTGATACAAACGAAATGTATTTAAACGGATTTTCTTCTTCGATGCCGTGGGAAATCCAATTAGAAGCATTAAGAAAAATCCCTGCATTGCGAGATGCCAAAATCTATCGACCTGGATATGCTATTGAATATGATTATTTTGATCCAATACAATTGAAACCTACGTTGGAATCGAAGATTATTAAAGCACTATTCTTTGCCGGACAAGTGAATGGAACCACTGGTTACGAGGAAGCAGGAGGACAAGGATTGGTTGCTGGTATTAATGCAGCATTATTATGCGTAGGCAATAACACCTTTACGATGAAACGTGACGAAAGCTATATCGGCGTATTAATCGATGATTTAACAACAAAAGGAGTAGATGAACCCTACCGAATGTTTACTTCAAGGGCAGAATACAGAATATTACTTCGCCAAGATGATGCCGATGCGCGATTAACAGAGAAAGCCTATAAACTTGGCATAGCAACACGGAAACGTTATAATTGGTGGGTAGAAAAGAAAAGCTATATAGAGAAAATCATTAATTATTGCGATGAAACGTCGATTAAACCAAACGAAATTAATGGATATTTAGATAGTATCAATAGTTCTGCAGTACAAGGTTCGATTAAAATTTCTGGACTTATAGCACGCCCAGATATAAGTTTGTACAACTTAACAAAACATCTACCACGACTTAAAGAGGTCTTAGAATCATTCCCAAATCGTAAAGATGAGATTACAGAGGCAGCCGAAATAAAGATGAAATATAAAGGTTACATTGAGCGTGAACGTACTTTCGCAGAAAAGATGCGCCGCCTCGAAGATATTAAAATAAAAGGACACTTTGATTATAGCACTATACACGACCTTTCAACAGAGTGTCGTCAGAAGTTAGAACACATACAACCAGAGACCTTAGCACAGGCAAGCAGGATTCCAGGAGTAAGCCCAAGCGATATAAATGTCCTCTTAGTACTTATGGGAAGATAGCTGCTAAAAGTTCCACGTGTAACAATTAACAAGAATATCAATATATAATTAATTGAAAATGAATAAGAAAATACTACTCGACAACCTACGGTGCATACCCGATTGGCCCATTAAAGGTGTGAACTTTCGCGACGTTACCACCTTATTTAAATCGCCCGAAGCTCTTAAAGAGATAACGGACGAAATGTATGAACTATACAAAGACAAAGGAATAACTAAGATTGTAGGAATCGAAAGTCGTGGTTTCGTAATGTCGTCTGCACTTGCTCTGCGCCTTGGAGCAGGCATCGTGCTCTGTCGTAAGCCCGGAAAGCTGCCTTGCGAGACTGTGCAAGAGAGTTACGCAAAGGAATATGGCATCGACACAATAGAGATTCATAAAGATGCAATCAACGAAAACGACGTTGTCCTGCTGCACGACGACTTGCTTGCTACAGGCGGAACGATGCGTGCTGCATGCAATCTTGTAAAGAAATTCAAGCCTAAAAAGATCTATTGTAACTTTATTATAGAACTCAAAAGCGAATTTCCCAATAGCCGTAGCACATTCGACAAAGATATAGGAATTTCCTCTTTACTGCAATTCTAAGTAAAATTGATGATGGGCGGGAACTTCGTTGCCTCTTTCAGAATCCTTACTTTGGTGAACAAAACAAATGCTTTTACGTTTCAGAATAGAGATATCTGACCTTTGCAAGAGCCAGAACACACAAATGGACCGAAAGACACAACATAACCGTCTTTCGGTTTTCGCAGTCTAAAAGCAATTGGGAATTTGCTTAAGAGAATAAGATTTCCTCCTTAGTACAACGAGAAAGGTATATGGCAAGTGCGAAATGGCAGTCTTGTTTCACGTGAAACAAGAAAAGCATAAAACACTTTAATATAAAGAAGTTAGACGAATGACAAAAGAAGAGAACGATAAACGATTGGCTTATCTTAAGAACATAGTATCGAATTTGCCCAACAAGCCGGGCACATATCAATACTATGACAAAGAGCACACCATTATTTACGTGGGCAAAGCTAAGAATTTGAAGAACCGAGTGTCGTCTTACTTCCATAAAGAAACCGACCGCTTCAAGACAAAAGTGTTGGTTTCTAAAATCTATGATATAACTTACACGGTTGTAAATAGCGAGGAAGATGCGCTGTTGATAGAAAATCAGCTTATAAAACAATATCAACCGCGCTACAATGTGCTGCTAAAAGACGGCAAAACCTACCCCAGCATCTGCATAACCAACGAATATTTCCCGCGAATATTCAACACTCGCACCATAAACAAGCGGTATGGCAGCTTCTATGGTCCTTACAGCCACATCAGCAGTATGTATGCCATACTCGAAATAGTAAAGAAACTCTATAAGCCGCGCACGTGTCGGTTCCCCATAACAAAAGAAGGAATAGAGCAAAAGAAATATAAACCCTGCCTGGAATATCACCTTGGGAACTGCGACGCGCCTTGCATTGGCAAGCAATCGTACGAAGATTACCAGCAAAATATGGCTCAGGCACGTCAAATACTGAAAGGTAATACACGCGAGGTGCAACGCTTAATGAAAGCCAAAATGGAGGAATGTGCTGCAAAATTGCGCTTTGAGGAAGCAGAAGTGTACAAACAACGCTACCTTGCACTTGAGAATTTCGCTGCCAAAAGCGAGATAGTAAGCTACACAATAGCCGATGTAGATGTCTTCTCTATTGTGAACGACGACAGTAAGAAGAACGCTTTCATAAACTATCTGCACGTTACAAACGGTGCCATCAACCAGAGTTTCACTTTCGAATACAAGCGTAAATTAGAGGAAACAGATGCCGAACTGCTCAACGAAGCTATTCCAGAGATTCGTGAACGCTTTAAAAGTACGGCGAAAGAGATTATCGTTCCCTTTGAATTAGACTTTCATATAAAAGACGCAACCTTCTTCATTCCACAGCGAGGTGACAAGAAACACTTGCTCGAACTGTCGGAAATGAACGCAAAACAGCATAAGTTCGACCGCTTGAAGCAGGCAGAGAAGCTCAATCCAGAGCAGCGACAAACACGCTTAATGAAGGAACTGCAAGACCGTTTAAAGCTGCCCAAGCTGCCCTACCAGATAGAATGTTTCGACAACTCGAACATTTCAGGCACCGATGCAGTAGCCGCCTGCGTGGTATATAAAGGCATGAAGCCTTCGAAAAAGGACT
Proteins encoded in this region:
- a CDS encoding adenine phosphoribosyltransferase, producing MNKKILLDNLRCIPDWPIKGVNFRDVTTLFKSPEALKEITDEMYELYKDKGITKIVGIESRGFVMSSALALRLGAGIVLCRKPGKLPCETVQESYAKEYGIDTIEIHKDAINENDVVLLHDDLLATGGTMRAACNLVKKFKPKKIYCNFIIELKSEFPNSRSTFDKDIGISSLLQF
- a CDS encoding succinate dehydrogenase/fumarate reductase cytochrome b subunit; this encodes MWLINSSIGRKVVMSVTGIALILFLTFHMSMNIVALFSEKAYNMICAFLGANWYAVVATIALGALTVAHIVYAFILTAQNRSARGNERYAVNGSSPKVEWASKNMLVLGIIILLGLLLHLFNFWYNMMFAEIVGFEAKYGPTDGYAYIVETFKNPVFVVLYIVWLCAIWFHLSHGFWSSMQTLGVNGKIWFKRWKMIGLVYTTLLMLGFLIVVLAFTFSCAPSLHSACCLIQ
- the mnmG gene encoding tRNA uridine-5-carboxymethylaminomethyl(34) synthesis enzyme MnmG; translation: MTFKYDVLVIGGGHAGCEAATAAANIGAKVCLVTMDMNKIAQMSCNPAVGGIAKGQIVREIDALGGQMGLVTDATAIQFRMLNRSKGPAVWSPRAQCDREKFITEWKRILDKTDNLDIFQDQAEELIVKDGCAIGIRTIWGIELFARSVVITAGTFLNGLMHIGKRQVEGGRCAEPSVHNLTESITRWGIRKNRMKTGTPVRIDKRSIHFDEMEEQPGENDYHQFSFIGPCRPLPQLPCWLCNTNEEVHNILRKGIPDSPLFNGQIQSIGPRYCPSIETKLVTFAEKKSHPLFLEPEGVDTNEMYLNGFSSSMPWEIQLEALRKIPALRDAKIYRPGYAIEYDYFDPIQLKPTLESKIIKALFFAGQVNGTTGYEEAGGQGLVAGINAALLCVGNNTFTMKRDESYIGVLIDDLTTKGVDEPYRMFTSRAEYRILLRQDDADARLTEKAYKLGIATRKRYNWWVEKKSYIEKIINYCDETSIKPNEINGYLDSINSSAVQGSIKISGLIARPDISLYNLTKHLPRLKEVLESFPNRKDEITEAAEIKMKYKGYIERERTFAEKMRRLEDIKIKGHFDYSTIHDLSTECRQKLEHIQPETLAQASRIPGVSPSDINVLLVLMGR
- the uvrC gene encoding excinuclease ABC subunit UvrC → MTKEENDKRLAYLKNIVSNLPNKPGTYQYYDKEHTIIYVGKAKNLKNRVSSYFHKETDRFKTKVLVSKIYDITYTVVNSEEDALLIENQLIKQYQPRYNVLLKDGKTYPSICITNEYFPRIFNTRTINKRYGSFYGPYSHISSMYAILEIVKKLYKPRTCRFPITKEGIEQKKYKPCLEYHLGNCDAPCIGKQSYEDYQQNMAQARQILKGNTREVQRLMKAKMEECAAKLRFEEAEVYKQRYLALENFAAKSEIVSYTIADVDVFSIVNDDSKKNAFINYLHVTNGAINQSFTFEYKRKLEETDAELLNEAIPEIRERFKSTAKEIIVPFELDFHIKDATFFIPQRGDKKHLLELSEMNAKQHKFDRLKQAEKLNPEQRQTRLMKELQDRLKLPKLPYQIECFDNSNISGTDAVAACVVYKGMKPSKKDYRKYNIKTVVGPDDYASMQEVVRRRYKRMVEEGMPLPDLIITDGGKGQMEVVREVVEDELQLAIPIAGLAKDNRHRTNELLYGFPPQTIGIPTKSELFKVLTQIQDEVHRFAISFHRDKRSKHQLHSELDDIKGIGSKSKEQLLQRFKTVKKIKEADIQELTEVIGSTKAMLLYNYFHSKP